A single window of Myripristis murdjan chromosome 21, fMyrMur1.1, whole genome shotgun sequence DNA harbors:
- the ube2g2 gene encoding ubiquitin-conjugating enzyme E2 G2, translated as MAGTALKRLMAEYKQLTLNPPEGIVAGPANEENFFEWEALIMGPQDTCFEGGVFPAVLSFPSDYPLSPPKMRFTCDMFHPNIYPDGRVCISILHAPGDDPMGYESSAERWSPVQSVEKILLSVVSMLAEPNDESGANVDASKMWREDREQFYQLAQKIVRKSLGL; from the exons ATGGCCGGCACGGCGCTCAAGCGGCTCATGGCGGAGTACAAAC AGCTGACCCTGAACCCACCAGAGGGCATCGTcgcag GTCCTGCCAACGAGGAGAACTTCTTTGAATGGGAGGCTCTGATCAT gggTCCTCAGGACACGTGTTTTGAAGGCGGTGTGTTTCCTGCAGTCCTCAGTTTTCCGTCAGACTACCCGCTCAGTCCGCCCAAGATGAGGTTCACCTGCGACATGTTTCACCCCAAca TCTACCCGGACGGCCGGGTGTGTATCTCCATCCTGCACGCCCCGGGGGACGACCCCATGGGCTACGAGAGCAGCGCCGAGCGGTGGAGCCCGGTGCAGAGCGTGGAGAAGATCCTGCTGTCTGTGGTCAGCATGCTGGCAG AGCCTAACGATGAGAGCGGGGCGAACGTCGACGCCTCCAAGATGTGGCGTGAGGACCGGGAGCAGTTCTACCAGCTCGCCCAGAAGATCGTACGCAAGTCCCTGGGCCTGTag